One segment of [Limnothrix rosea] IAM M-220 DNA contains the following:
- a CDS encoding malic enzyme-like NAD(P)-binding protein: MVALTPNPSYSVTLRLRIPNQAGTLAQVTQAIAAVGGSLGNIELIERDLKFLLRDITVDASSDQHADEIVDAVKALEDIEVLDVADRTFAIHRGGKITIESRIPLTVQSDLAMAYTPGVGRVCKAIAESPERVFDLTVKSNMVAIVTDGSAVLGLGNLGAEASMPVMEGKAMLFKEFAGINAFPICLDTQDVDEIVKTVKYLAPVFGGVNLEDIAAPRCFEIEKRLKEETDIPIFHDDQHGTAIVSLAALFNAIKLVKKSLKDVRIVINGAGAAGIAIAKLLRQAGVGAIWMCDSKGIISTTREHLTPEKAEFAVDATGNLADAMKGADVFLGVSVPGVVTPEMVTSMAKDSIIFAMANPIPEIQPELIFDKAAVVATGRSDYPNQINNVLAFPGVFRGALDCRASSITTNMCLQAAQAIASLVSNAQLDKEHIIPSVFDERVAVAVSAAVGQAARQDGVARS, encoded by the coding sequence ATGGTTGCCCTTACCCCCAATCCCAGTTACAGCGTTACCCTCCGTCTGCGTATCCCAAACCAAGCGGGAACCTTAGCGCAAGTAACTCAGGCGATCGCCGCAGTGGGGGGCAGCTTAGGCAATATCGAGCTCATTGAACGGGATCTCAAGTTTTTGCTGCGGGACATTACCGTCGATGCTTCTAGTGATCAACATGCCGACGAAATTGTCGATGCCGTTAAAGCTCTCGAAGATATTGAAGTTCTAGATGTTGCAGACCGTACCTTTGCCATTCACCGGGGCGGCAAAATCACTATCGAAAGCCGCATTCCCCTCACCGTGCAGTCAGATTTAGCCATGGCCTATACGCCCGGTGTTGGTCGGGTTTGTAAGGCGATCGCCGAATCCCCGGAGCGGGTGTTTGACCTCACCGTAAAAAGTAATATGGTGGCGATCGTCACGGACGGCAGCGCCGTTCTAGGCTTAGGGAACCTCGGCGCAGAAGCTTCAATGCCCGTGATGGAAGGTAAAGCCATGCTCTTTAAAGAATTTGCTGGGATCAACGCCTTTCCCATTTGTCTCGATACCCAAGATGTCGATGAAATCGTCAAAACAGTAAAATATCTCGCCCCTGTTTTCGGTGGTGTCAATTTAGAAGATATTGCTGCCCCCCGTTGCTTTGAAATTGAAAAACGTCTCAAGGAAGAAACTGATATTCCTATCTTCCATGACGATCAACACGGTACGGCGATCGTTTCTTTGGCTGCGCTGTTTAATGCCATCAAGCTCGTCAAAAAATCCCTAAAAGATGTCCGCATTGTGATCAACGGTGCTGGAGCTGCCGGTATTGCGATCGCCAAACTTTTGCGTCAAGCAGGCGTGGGCGCAATTTGGATGTGTGACTCTAAAGGCATCATTTCCACCACACGCGAGCATCTCACCCCAGAAAAAGCCGAATTTGCAGTAGATGCCACAGGCAATCTTGCCGATGCAATGAAAGGAGCCGATGTCTTCCTTGGTGTTAGCGTACCGGGCGTTGTCACCCCAGAAATGGTCACCTCAATGGCGAAAGACTCCATCATTTTTGCCATGGCAAACCCCATTCCGGAGATTCAACCCGAACTCATTTTCGATAAAGCCGCAGTTGTGGCCACAGGTCGAAGCGATTACCCCAACCAAATTAACAATGTCTTAGCATTTCCGGGCGTTTTCCGCGGTGCATTAGATTGTCGCGCCTCAAGTATTACCACTAATATGTGTCTCCAAGCCGCCCAGGCGATCGCCTCCCTCGTCAGCAATGCCCAACTGGATAAAGAGCACATTATCCCCTCTGTCTTTGACGAACGCGTAGCCGTAGCCGTATCAGCCGCCGTTGGTCAAGCAGCACGCCAAGACGGTGTCGCCCGTAGCTAG
- a CDS encoding J domain-containing protein, with amino-acid sequence MAQTSPDSRAQQAKKTLDVKTRIALSYYGVLGLNPTASPMEIRQKYRQLSKKFHPDTTVLPEAEARAKFQRLNEAYGTLSSPERRSLYDLKIGFSRYSVVQTDRESSSGESNYTSSAYLDPTDRPLSAGEIFALFIMLTTFAGCLLLAIALSLSQGNAG; translated from the coding sequence ATGGCACAAACTTCGCCGGATTCTCGTGCACAACAGGCAAAAAAAACGTTAGATGTAAAAACGCGCATCGCTCTTAGTTATTATGGCGTGTTGGGTTTAAATCCGACGGCTTCGCCGATGGAAATTCGTCAAAAATATCGGCAGCTCAGTAAAAAGTTTCATCCTGATACGACTGTTTTACCGGAGGCGGAAGCTCGGGCAAAGTTTCAGCGTCTCAATGAGGCCTATGGGACGCTCAGTAGTCCGGAGCGGCGATCGCTTTATGATCTAAAAATTGGCTTTTCTCGATATAGTGTTGTGCAAACTGACCGGGAGTCCAGCTCTGGTGAGTCGAATTACACCAGTTCGGCTTATCTTGATCCCACGGATCGACCTTTATCGGCAGGAGAAATTTTTGCGCTATTTATTATGTTGACTACTTTTGCGGGCTGTTTACTGTTGGCGATCGCCCTGAGTTTGAGCCAGGGTAATGCAGGTTAA
- a CDS encoding DUF6761 family protein, with translation MLQDSLTIRYYQRLTDAMVELWRRGSRYEDIRNYMDGYIACLRHTGSLEAYKIHRLEDEAFRFLRDPSNFEMAYPQTQTETDYHY, from the coding sequence ATGCTTCAAGACAGTTTGACAATTCGTTATTATCAGCGTTTGACCGATGCGATGGTGGAACTATGGCGACGGGGCAGCCGCTATGAGGATATTCGTAACTATATGGATGGCTACATCGCTTGCTTGCGCCATACTGGCTCACTGGAGGCGTACAAAATTCATCGGCTAGAGGATGAGGCTTTTCGCTTTTTGCGTGATCCCTCAAATTTTGAAATGGCTTATCCCCAGACTCAGACGGAAACGGACTATCATTATTAG
- a CDS encoding peptidase M42, whose amino-acid sequence MDALELGLEQLTFGAIADVETDYAELAEFIDILKPLIRQPSVVGNEDAFFRILRRELEEFDHLNVQLYHGVLVAQGSKPHDLFLSAHIDRHGLLCTGPNEFQYAAFIAGNRGEVMGDSVSEHMLNTIENRFQGQRVQAHFPYTGTYLAQGEITNSYICPERNNLIFEVDGLEFLQPGTPISFLDRLQIENGLMSAQLDNVVSAAMIIYLFRKGFQGTGLFTAQEESGRSWRYALSWFQRERLTTQRLVVLDTSPYATREDADVQQVTLRHRDANGEFSEAMTQELVTRCEELGLSYGFKDEYIATQNETRSRPYPLGRTELGRIIVATEGEINGTTLQIPTTDYHTATETASLSAIAGVLKLLMSYI is encoded by the coding sequence ATGGATGCTTTGGAATTGGGACTTGAACAATTAACGTTCGGGGCGATCGCCGATGTCGAAACCGACTATGCCGAACTCGCAGAATTCATTGATATCCTTAAGCCCCTCATTCGTCAGCCATCCGTAGTGGGTAACGAAGACGCATTCTTCCGAATTTTGCGCCGGGAGCTAGAAGAATTTGACCACCTCAACGTACAGCTTTACCACGGTGTCCTCGTCGCCCAGGGCAGTAAACCCCATGACCTATTTCTCTCCGCCCACATTGACCGCCACGGCTTACTCTGCACAGGGCCCAATGAATTTCAATATGCCGCCTTTATCGCCGGAAATCGCGGTGAAGTAATGGGAGACTCCGTATCGGAACATATGCTGAATACCATCGAAAATCGCTTCCAAGGACAGCGGGTACAAGCACATTTTCCCTATACCGGCACTTACCTTGCCCAAGGAGAAATCACAAATTCCTACATTTGCCCCGAACGCAATAATCTAATTTTTGAAGTCGATGGTCTGGAATTTTTGCAACCGGGTACACCCATCTCTTTTCTAGATCGTTTGCAAATTGAAAATGGTTTAATGTCGGCACAGCTGGATAATGTCGTCAGTGCTGCGATGATTATTTATCTGTTTCGGAAAGGATTTCAGGGCACAGGTTTATTTACAGCCCAAGAAGAGTCTGGCCGCAGTTGGCGCTATGCCTTGTCTTGGTTTCAACGGGAAAGATTGACCACCCAAAGATTAGTGGTGCTCGATACAAGTCCCTACGCCACCCGCGAAGATGCGGATGTTCAACAGGTAACGTTGCGTCATCGAGATGCTAATGGGGAATTTTCGGAGGCCATGACCCAAGAATTAGTGACTCGCTGCGAGGAATTAGGTTTAAGTTACGGCTTTAAGGATGAATATATTGCAACGCAAAACGAAACCCGTAGTAGACCCTATCCCCTTGGTCGCACGGAGTTAGGCCGGATTATTGTTGCCACTGAAGGAGAAATCAACGGCACAACGCTACAAATTCCGACGACGGATTATCACACAGCAACGGAAACTGCTTCTTTGTCGGCGATCGCCGGTGTTTTAAAACTATTGATGTCCTATATTTAA
- a CDS encoding DciA family protein has protein sequence MTFSFPVSAAIAMTLKPLESVLKTVMHQKAWQHQRHLQTITTLWQQLLPPKTKLNSYPHSIKNNTLFIATSNDTWSQHLTLQRLNIQKKLNAKLPPSEAIQNIRFTSTHWHQKPAYSPLADPDSPHPSRTTSRSPQAKRAGGDSPSAAVRAWLTKQQQQLENQPPCPKCHVPTPPGELKRWQVCRCCIAQKWHHKQNMSQQLRNNPTTNQEITT, from the coding sequence TTGACCTTTAGTTTTCCTGTGAGTGCGGCGATCGCCATGACCCTTAAGCCCCTAGAATCAGTCCTAAAAACAGTCATGCACCAAAAAGCATGGCAACATCAACGACACCTACAAACCATCACCACCCTGTGGCAGCAACTGCTCCCCCCAAAAACCAAACTCAATAGCTATCCCCACAGCATCAAAAACAATACCCTGTTCATCGCCACAAGTAACGACACCTGGTCCCAGCACCTCACCCTCCAGCGCCTCAACATTCAAAAAAAACTCAACGCAAAATTGCCCCCGAGCGAAGCCATACAAAATATTCGCTTTACCAGCACCCACTGGCACCAAAAACCCGCCTATTCCCCCCTAGCCGATCCAGATTCCCCCCACCCCAGTCGAACCACTTCCCGTTCCCCCCAAGCAAAACGAGCCGGTGGCGACTCCCCCAGTGCAGCCGTACGCGCGTGGCTAACAAAACAACAGCAACAACTGGAAAATCAACCCCCCTGTCCAAAATGTCACGTTCCCACCCCCCCCGGCGAACTTAAACGTTGGCAAGTTTGTCGATGCTGCATCGCGCAAAAATGGCATCACAAACAAAATATGTCGCAACAGTTACGTAATAACCCCACCACTAATCAAGAAATCACGACATAA